GCAAAAAAAACAAGAGCTTCCCTCATGAGAAAGAAGCTCTTGTTGATTTCTTTTACAACTCTTTTTGATCTACATTCAATTCAATCAGATTTCCATCCGGGTCAGCACAGAAGATCTGGGCGAAGCCGCTTTTGGAATGGGGTTTCTTGAGAACCTCTACATTTTTTTCCTTTAACCACCGAAGCGTATCATGGTAGTTCTCCACTCTGAGGGCAAAGTGACCTTCCCTGCTGGATAGATGCTTGTCTTTTCGGATGGTCTGGGAAGACGGGTCCGCGATCAGGTGAAGCTGCTGGCCCTCAATATCATACCAGGCTCCGGGAAAATCGAAATCAGGACGTGGAATTTCCTTTAAACACAGGATGTCCCCGTAAAACGCTTTAGCCCTCTCAAGATCCGTCACATTCAAACTCACATGATGAAGACATGTGTACTTAATCAATCGGCTCACTTCCTTCTAATTGTCTTTCTGTTTATTCTACAGAAGAAACGGCCGTTCGGCGAGAGGGACGGACCTCTAAATTTCCAATGAGAATCCTGATTCCAGTGGGTTTCATTCATAAAACGAGCAGAAAAGTGAGGTCCGTCCCTCAACGAAAAATAGCCAGGGCATATAGCCGCTGACCATTGTTTATGAACCTCCCGAATTCTTGTGCACGTTGTTATTCTTATCCGCCTCATCGATTTTCATCGCGTGTTCCGTCAGATCAGGAGGCGTCATCCCTGACTTTTTCTCCAAGTAAATCGCGATGCCAGAGACGAGAATGATCGGACCCAGTATGAATAACCAAATCATGTTTAACCTCTCCTTTCTACTTCCCATTGCTCATTTCCAAAGACTCGATCCGTTTCCTAAAACGCCTCATAACACTCCCTGCAATGCTGCCCATTCATCTGACGCTCATTCTCCGCCCCGCAATTCGGACAAGTGATGATCGCTGACTGCTGTTCGATCCCTCTTTTATTGTGCATGTATTGACCCAGTGCTTTATTGGCTAGAAAGACCGTCCCCACAATGGCACAACCGATTGCTCCTAAAATGATGATC
The DNA window shown above is from Rossellomorea vietnamensis and carries:
- a CDS encoding VOC family protein; translated protein: MIKYTCLHHVSLNVTDLERAKAFYGDILCLKEIPRPDFDFPGAWYDIEGQQLHLIADPSSQTIRKDKHLSSREGHFALRVENYHDTLRWLKEKNVEVLKKPHSKSGFAQIFCADPDGNLIELNVDQKEL